A single window of Colletes latitarsis isolate SP2378_abdomen chromosome 4, iyColLati1, whole genome shotgun sequence DNA harbors:
- the Sbf gene encoding SET domain binding factor isoform X1 produces the protein MLGAITPTQSHEYTEMFRLADYFVVVGYDHEKERGGISNGIILQRFPEKDWPDTPFIEGIEWFCQPQGWALSTERQEPRFFVSILTDIDANRHYCACMCFNETVSIMPSKPVDEEEDPVDGDSRSLVRTIPTIAHHSIMYAPKCLVLVSRLDYIETFRNCLGIIYTVYVENFGIPLETLVGNILGCIQVPPAGGPQVRFSIGAGDRQALQPPISPSLPITHSSVNLLFQQLGIRNVLVLFCAVMTEHKILFHSASYSRLTEGCRSLTALMYPFRYTHVYIPLLPAALVEILSTPTPFIMGVHSSLKHEVAELMDVIVADLDGGSIMVPDGVSLPLLPEPLLSQTQDALSLVLQPELSCADYAFPPLATRAPHSPMLDKELRAVFMRSFAQLLQGYRSCLTLIRIHPKPVITFHKAAFLGERGLTDCDFTTRVLDCMFFTSFIVERGPPWRPCDVWDELYSNLSDQLKQEAQDHRLILKHIQELAQQLYTNENPNPQPYVQKILKPPEGAFARIHQPLLPRINPEQVQAIIDEGLAKNNVKVRLSSLRPSQPRIVPMGPHISFVHDTRHLVSNSARRLEVLRNCINCIFENKISDARKTFPAVLRALKSKAARLALCMELSQHVVGNKAMLEHQQFDLVVRLMNCALQDDSSMDEHGVAAALLPLATAFCRKLCTGVIQFAYTCIQEHPVWQNQQFWEDAFYLDVQKDIKRLYLPGENSPPRLMNDGILSPISPRDGKEFSFRDRYSIYQIQEPSALEIAAEQMRIWPTIDPEKQKELTASEESTMYSQAIHYANRMVYLLVPLDIGAKTHRQDNIYDDERASNSITNSVASDSGDAESGFEETDPGETGSAVIRMVSRFVDRVCTEGGVSTEHVRCLHQMVPGVVHMHIETLEAVHRESKRLPPIQKPKILTPNMLPGEEIIMDGLRVYLLPDGREESPAGLPKIPPLLPAEGAIFLTNYRIVFKGIPCDPFACEQLVVRAFPVTSLTKEKRVAVQHLAHLDQCLQEGLQLRSCTFQLIKLAFDEEVTPENIETLRKLVHKARYPPHIFHHFAFNGQVLVTQTAHHKGKEKNATLKGFAKKTLLKTARKAGFKPKQSSKRQKYVLPNMNIITNNKYMISPGRMSLPVTDNNDLSHDDDLSVDDFEIPGIVTQPPTDAKTLERLSERSYVRDWYRLGLYSNGPHSNRRNELFRLSSVNCAYMICRSYPALLIVPSSVSDESIRRFCRLYRHNRLPVVTWRHPRTKALLIRGAGYHGKGVMGMLKAHPTSAGNLKATSSETTSSLEQEKYIMALVSATPLSALRQGSAWGMSDSSLSIDSLLLATEDRNATPEQSRRNPFNKAIGTLSSSGGKGPKNFGRWGSLKDKRQNSQASLTSVHQRGTVRHSADSDSGTECVHTFQRAALYILGEKAHMKGVKAESAPKTDFIPVEYYDVRHTKAAFKKLMRACIPSSPNIEPDQSFYKLIESSEWLQQLQNLMQLSGAVIDLMDVQGSSVAVCLEEGWDTTATVCSVAQVCLDPHYRTIDGFRTLIEKEWLGFGHRFGHRSNLAANSQTTNFTPTFLQFLDIVHQIQNQFPLAFEFNEYYLKFLAYHSVSCRFRTFLLDCEFDRMECGITAVEDKRGSLTSHHKGVDTGSDDETIYPGGRLAGTNTGCNLGQSIFDYIEKQHARCPLFYNFMYTPNTEYTVLRPVSHLPSLDIWQYYLEEELAHGPAYDLEILQQDSQQEEEAEAADAVVKSNRKVVTQGYDGVSTMIPDQFSHLLEEIHKLETELGHLPQKWKVLWDKLELPNTDSLARHASFSTALVRYHGRLIHKRSTLELLLRGKLAGGNASGNDGSVYAHPHRFERLDSATPTHCDACSGVLWGPVKAGLRCVDCGHVCHDKCADAVPKNCTKYKAMSDNLQTHTLTRSGGDNGSVNSSVATIQTSSQQYYEQFSSNVAENRTHEGYLYKRGALLKGWKQRWFVLDSIKHQLRYYDAMEDSHCKGYIDLAEVVSVTPATPMPGPPKKTDDKSFFDLRTNRRTYNFCAGDAAIAQEWIEKVQACLQ, from the exons ATGTTGGGCGCTATCACCCCCACGCAGTCCCACGAGTACACAGAAATGTTCCGGTTAGCCGACTACTTTGTTGTGGTCGGCTACGACCACGAAAAAGAGA ggGGGGGTATAAGTAATGGAATCATTTTACAAAGGTTTCCGGAGAAGGATTGGCCTGATACACCTTTCATTGAAGGAATAGAATGG TTTTGTCAGCCTCAAGGATGGGCTTTATCTACAGAGAGACAAGAACCGCGATTTTTTGTATCCATATTGACAGACATTGATGCAAATCGTCATTACTGTGCTTGTATGTGTTTCAATGAAACGGTATCAATCATGCCAAGTAAGCCTGTAGACGAAGAAGAAGATCCAGTAGATGGTGATAGTCGTTCTTTGGTTAGAACAATACCAACAATTGCACATCATAGCATCATGTATGCACCCAAATGTCTGGTGCTGGTTTCCAGACTTGATTACATCGAAACTTTTAGA AATTGCCTCGGTATTATATACACTGTGTATGTAGAAAATTTTGGTATACCATTAGAAACTCTGGTAGGAAACATATTAGGTTGTATACAAGTACCACCTGCTGGTGGGCCTCAAGTACGATTTAGCATTGGTGCAGGTGATCGTCAAGCACTTCAACCTCCAATTAGTCCATCTCTTCCGATAACCCACAGTAGTGTAAATCTTTTATTTCAACAATTAG gtaTTCGTAATGTTTTAGTATTATTCTGTGCTGTTATGACAGAACATAAAATACTTTTCCATTCTGCAAGTTATTCACGACTGACTGAAGGATGTCGTTCTCTTACTGCACTAATGTATCCATTTAGATACACGCATGTCTACATTCCTCTTCTACCAGCAGCTTTAGTTGAAATACTCAGCACACCTACTCCATTCATTATGGGTGTGCACAGTTCATTAAAACATGAAGTTGCAGAACTT ATGGATGTAATAGTTGCTGATTTAGATGGAGGTTCTATTATGGTTCCGGATGGAGTTTCACTCCCACTATTGCCAGAACCACTTCTTTCACAGACACAGGATGCATTATCTTTGGTACTGCAACCAGAATTATCCTGTGCAGATTATGCGTTTCCACCACTTGCAACAAGAGCTCCTCATTCCCCTATGTTAGATAAGGAATTAAGAGCAGTTTTTATGAGAAGTTTTGCTCAGTTATTGCAAGGCTATAGAAGCTGTCTGACATTGATAAGAATTCATCCAAAACCTGTTATAACATTTCATAAG GCAGCTTTTTTAGGTGAACGAGGCTTAACTGATTGTGATTTTACAACTAGAGTTTTGGATTGCATGTTTTTTACTTCCTTCATTGTGGAAAGAGGACCACCATGGAGGCCTTGCGATGTATGGGATGAATTATATAGCAATTTGAGTGACCAATTGAAACAAGAAGCACAAGACCACA GACTTATCTTAAAGCATATTCAAGAATTAGCACAACAATTATACACAAATGAAAATCCAAATCCTCAACCATACGtacaaaaaattttgaaaccaCCCGAGGGAGCATTTGCTAGGATACATCAACCACTTTTACCGCGCATTAATCCAGAACAAGTTCAAGCAATTATAGATGAAGGTCTTGCTAAAAATAATGTCAAAGTTAG ATTATCATCATTAAGACCGTCACAACCTCGTATTGTACCTATGGGTCCACATATTTCATTTGTTCATGACACTAGACACTTGGTTAGCAATTCTGCACGTAGACTTGAAGTTCTACGTAACTGTATAAATTgtatatttgaaaataaaatatcggATGCTCGTAAAACCTTCCCAGCCGTACTGAGAGCTTTGAAGAGTAAAGCTGCTCGTTTAGCACTTTGCATGGAATTATCACAGCACGTTGTTGGAAATAAAGCCATGTTAGAACATCAACAATTTGATCTTGTAGTTCGATTAATGAATTGTGCGTTACAAGATGATTCGTCCATGGATGAACACGGAGTTGCTGCTGCACTTCTTCCTCTTGCAACAGCATTTTGTAGAAAACTTTGCACAGGAGTGATTCAGTTCGCTTATACGTGTATCCAAGAACATCCTGTATGGCAGAATCAACAATTTTGGGAAGATGCTTTTTATTTGGATGTTCAAAAAGATATTAAACGATTATATCTTCCTGGAGAGAATTCTCCGCCTCGACTTATGAACGATGGAATTTTAAGTCCCATTagcccacgtgatggcaaagaaTTTTCTTTTCGTGATCGATACTCAATTTATCAAATTCAAGAACCATCAGCTCTTGAAATAGCCGCTGAACAAATGcgaatttggccaacaattgatCCAGAAAAACAAAAAGAACTTACTGCAAGTGAAGAAAGTACTATGTATAGTCAAGCGATTCATTATGCAAATAGAATGGTTTATTTATTGGTTCCATTAGATATAGGAGCAAAGACTCATCGTCAAGATAATATATATGACGATGAAAGAGCAAGTAATAGTATTACAAATAGTGTAGCAAGTGATAGTGGTGATGCAGAGTCGGGATTTGAAGAAACTGATCCCGGAGAAACCGGTAGCGCTGTTATTCGAATGGTTTCACGATTTGTAGATCGTGTTTGTACGGAAGGAGGCGTAAGTACTGAACATGTGAGATGCCTACATCAAATGGTTCCTGGTGTTGTTCATATGCACATTGAAACTCTTGAAGCTGTACATAGAGAAAGCAAGAGATTACCTCCAATACAGaaacctaaaatattaacaccTAACATGTTACCTGGTGAAGAAATTATCATGGATGGTTTACGTGTTTATCTTTTACCAGATGGAAGAGAAGAAAGTCCTGCAGGATTGCCAAAGATACCACCACTCTTGCCAGCAGAAGGAGCAATATTCCTTACTAATTATAGAATTGTATTTAAAGGAATACCTTGTGATCCATTTGCTTGCGAACAATTAGTAGTTCGAGCATTTCCTGTAACATCTTTGACTAAAGAAAAACGAGTTGCTGTACAGCATTTAGCACACTTAGATCAGTGTCTACAAGAAGGCCTTCAGTTACGTTCTTGTACCttccaattaataaaattagcttTTGATGAAGAAGTTACACCCGAAAATATTGAAACTTTACGAAAATTAGTTCACAAAGCACGATATCCACCACATATCTTCCATCATTTCGCTTTTAATGGTCAAGTATTAGTCACTCAAACTGCACATCacaaaggaaaagaaaaaaatgctACTCTTAA AGGATTTGCTAAAAAGACGCTTTTAAAAACTGCTCGTAAGGCCGGgtttaaaccgaaacagtcgtctaaaagaCAAAAATATGTCTTGCCAAATATGAATATTATTACTAACAATAAATACATGATATCACCTGGTCGAATGAGTTTGCCAGTAACAGATAATAATGATTTAAGCCACGACGATGATCTTAGTG TAGATGATTTTGAAATTCCTGGTATTGTAACTCAACCACCAACTGATGCAAAAACTTTGGAACGACTATCCGAACGTAGTTATGTCAGAGATTGGTACCGCTTGGGATTATATTCCAATGGTCCACACAGCAATCGTAGGAATGAACTATTTCGACTATCTTCAGTAAATTGTGCATATATGATTTGTAGGAGTTATCCTGCACTTCTCATAGTTCCCTCGTCGGTGTCTGATGAAAGTATCCGAAGATTTTGTCGACTTTATAGGCATAACAGACTACCCGTAGTTACTTGGAGGCATCCAAGAACAAAAGCACTTCTCATTAGAGGAGCAGGTTATCATGGGAAAGGTGTGATGGGAATGTTAAAAGCTCATCCAACATCTGCTGGTAATTTAAAag CAACATCTTCAGAAACAACATCATCTCTAGAACAGGAAAAATATATTATGGCTCTTGTATCTGCGACTCCATTATCTGCATTGAGACAAGGTTCTGCATGGGGAATGTCTGACAGCTCTCTCAGTATTGATTCTTTATTACTAGCTACTGAAGATCGTAATGCTACGCCTGAGCAATCGCGACGAAATCCATTTAACAAAGCGATTGGAACATTAAG TTCATCGGGTGGCAAGGGTCCTAAAAATTTTGGACGTTGGGGTTCATTGAAAGATAAAAGACAAAATTCTCAAGCCTCTTTAACTTCTGTTCACCAACGTGGAACTGTGAGACATTCTGCAGATTCAGATAGTGGCACAGAATGTGTTCATACTTTCCAACGTGCTGCATTATACATTCTTGGTGAAAAAGCGCACATGAAA GGCGTTAAAGCAGAATCGGCACCAAAAACAGACTTCATTCCAGTGGAATACTATGATGTAAGACATACTAAAGCTGCATTTAAAAAACTTATGCGAGCCTGTATTCCTAGTTCTCCAAACATAGAGCCAGATCAAAGTTTTTACAA ATTAATTGAAAGTTCAGAATGGTTACAGCAACTTCAAAATTTAATGCAATTATCTGGAGCCGTTATAGATTTAATGGATGTGCAAGGTTCATCAGTAGCTGTTTGTTTAGAAGAGGGTTGGGACACTACTGCAACAGTTTGTTCTGTTGCACAAGTATGTCTTGATCCACACTATAGAACCATTGATGGTTTCCGAACCTTAATTGAGAAAGAATGGCTCGGATTTGGCCATAGGTTTGGACATAGAAGCAATCTTGCCGCGAATTCTCAAACTACAAACTTTACTCCTACTTTCCTGCAATTTCTCGACATAGTGCATCAAATTCAAAACCAATTTCCATTAGCGTTTGAATTTAATGAATATTACTTAAAATTCTTGGCATACCATTCAGTTTCTTGTCGATTTCGTACATTTTTGTTAGATTGTGAATTCGATAGAATGGAGTGTGGTATTACTGCCGTTGAAGACAAAAGAGGATCATTGACAAGTCATCACAAAGGTGTAGATACAGGTAGTGATGATGAAACAATTTATCCCGGAGGTAGATTAGCTGGGACAAATACAGGATGTAACCTCGGTCAGAGTATTTTTGATTATATTGAAAAACAACATGCAAGGTGCCCcttgttttataatttcatGTATACTCCTAATACGGAATATACGGTGTTAAGACCTGTTTCACACTTGCCGAGTCTTGATATTTGGCAGTATTATTTAGAAGAAGAATTGGCTCATGGGCCTGCATATGATTTAGAAATATTGCAACAGGATTCACAACAAGAAGAAGAAGCAGAAGCTGCCGATGCTGTGGTTAAAAGTAACCGTAAAGTGGTTACACAAGG GTATGACGGTGTAAGCACAATGATTCCTGATCAATTTTCTCACCTTTTAGAAGAAATTCATAAACTAGAAACCGAATTGGGTCATTTACCACAAAAATGGAAAGTTCTTTGGGACAAGCTTGAACTGCCAAATACAGATTCACTTGCT agACATGCATCATTTAGTACCGCATTGGTCAGATATCATGGCCGATTGATTCACAAACGCTCTACATTAGAATTACTTTTAAGAGGTAAACTCGCTGGTGGAAATGCATCTGGGAATGATGGGTCTGTTTACGCACATCCTCACAG ATTTGAGAGATTAGATTCAGCCACACCAACTCACTGTGATGCTTGTTCTGGTGTATTATGGGGTCCTGTAAAAGCTGGTTTGCGATGTGTTGATTGTGGTCATGTGTGCCACGATAAGTGCGCTGATGCAGTGCCAAAAAATTGCACAAAATACAAAGCGATGTCTGACAATTTACAAACACACACACTCACACGAAGCGGTGGTGATAATGGAAGCGTAAACTCAA GTGTTGCTACAATACAAACATCTTCACAACAATATTACGAGCAATTCTCTAGTAATGTTGCAGAAAATAGAACACATGAAGGTTATCTCTATAAGCGAGGTGCTTTGCTAAAAGGTTGGAAACAGAGGTGGTTCGTATTAGATTCTATAAAGCATCAGTTGAGGTATTATGATGCAATGGAGGATTCTCATTGTAAAGGATACATAG ATCTAGCTGAAGTAGTGTCTGTAACTCCAGCTACACCAATGCCAGGTCCACCAAAGAAAACAGACGATAAATCATTCTTTGAT CTTCGTACAAACAGACGTACATATAATTTTTGTGCTGGCGATGCAGCAATTGCGCAAGAGTGGATCGAAAAAGTTCAAGCGTGCTTACAATAG